A region of the Mycteria americana isolate JAX WOST 10 ecotype Jacksonville Zoo and Gardens chromosome 24, USCA_MyAme_1.0, whole genome shotgun sequence genome:
AGTAATTTCATGAAGTTTAAACTTAATctaattttgaacaaaaaaaaaaaaagaccaacaaatgcaaaatgggaaaaaaaagactttggaaaTTCTAGATCAAGCTgctttaaaacaagcatttaCAGTTTCTTCCATCGCAGTTACCGATGTGACTGTACGATGTTACAGGTGCGATACAAGCTTCATCAATGTCAAATTCCTCACTCTGgtcaaaaaaaatcttaaatttatttaataaaagttttACTTGCTAAGTAACTGCGGTTTTACTTCATGTGTTAGTTGCACCTGCTTTTAGCTAATGCTCACACTTCAGGACAATCACCAAAGGCCTGGGGCAAGGAAAGTCTGTTTCCATTCAGCAAATCATCTGTTTAGTCAGTTAAAAAGCATTTCACGGGGATGGATGACAGAGCTTGAGTCCTGCAGAATACAACCCTGCCTTACTCTGAACACCACACAGTGTCCCCGTGTCTCTAAGAAAGAAGGCTGTCTGTGGATTTTTATTCCAATCCAACATATGATCCTCAAAATGCAAGTTTGTTATATTAGCCCAATTGCAACAAATGAATTCAGCAGccaagctccagcagagccaAACACAAACCTAAACAGCTGTTGTGTGCAGATACCAGACATCGTTTAAGAACTCCTGTGTACTCTGCTCACACCTGTGAGAACAAAACTGGTTCTCTCAGTTTCCCTGGgactttcttctgctttgaaacCCCTATTTAATGGTGCTGGTGAAAAGCCGAATATGAGCAGAGAATGAAATCTAGGACTACCGCAATTTTTGATGCCTCCTTGCCCCTGCACCAACACAATTCTGCAGCGACCGAGCCAAGGTGTATACTGCAAACTGTCATGagaagcaagcagctgtgtgttttaaaaagtggTGGGTTCAAACTCCAGAGTTTGTCAATTGCGGTGAGTTCTTATTTCCACACAGCTCTGTAGAAAGCTTTGTCATGTCAAAATCCAGTCAATGGCaaggagagaggcaggaaaaCACTCAGCTGGTGCCTGTTCCTATGATGTGAATAAAATGTTCTTGCGACTAAAAGTGCCACACACCATTCCCAGTAACAAGAATAAGAACTCAAGCTGCAGTGACATCTCTTGCAGGCACACAAGTTTTAATATTTAGCTCAGAACAAGAGTGCACTTAGTCTAGCACCTAGCTGTCAACAGAGCAAAGAAGGAGGGGGCATCCAGTGACCCTTTCCCAGGAAGCCGCCTCTCACCGGCTAGAGTGTACCCCTcaacctgctttttttctctcattggAGAAGACCAGCTATGATTGAAGGAAGATTGGCAAACCTCTGCACACTCCATTTTAGTTCTATATCCTCGGACAAGCCTGTTTTTTAAGCAACACCTGGCTGTTTCAATAAATTCCAAACCTGTTAACCAGTTTCTACAAAATGTTCAGCTTTCAAAGCTACTTAAAATTCCTTCAGGATTCATGCATTGCAGGCAGGAACAACACACAAAATAACCGTCCTCTCAGACACCAAGGAGCCCACGTAGAATCTTTtatccatccccatcccaggagGATTCAAGCAGAGACTGCTTTTTCTTATCTGCTAGAACTTACAAGCCATGACACGCATCCAGAGGCATAACATGTTAGGGAAGAATTCCCTCTACATTCCTTCTCCTGTTCAGTGCAGGAATCATCAACCCAACTTGGCATTTACGGCAAGAAGAGCTGATTTAATAGGTCCCATGCAGTCAGCAAATGTCTACCAACAGACCTGTGCTCACAGAAGGCAGGTCACCAGCCTGCCATCACAGAGGAAGCATCAACACGTAACACcaacacattagaaaaaaaatttaatttaattaaaatagagATTAAAATCCTATTTATAGGAAGCAAGAAAGTTCATAGTATCCACAAAACAATGAAGCAGTGGAGCAGGATGTCCCAGGAATGTACAGATGTTCCAGGACATCCTGTACAGACAGAGGTTAAAGCTGGAGCTGAGAGAAGACTGGAGGCAGTAAAAGCAGACAGGTGAGGCTGAAGGAGGGGAGATGGATGGAGGGCTGAGTGAACAGTGGGAAAGATCTCTGACTGACGGGTAGAAATATCAGAACTGTGGCTGAAGCAGGATGAGAGGGAGACCAAGAAGAGTCTCATGAAAAGAATGAAGGTTACTTTGCCACcactgctgcccagctcctgcttgaCACCAATGGTTGAATGGGCTGCTTAGTGGGACGGGGGCAATGTGATTAGAAGGGATGTAGGATGGCAGCAGAGACTGAGGCTGGGCATCCCTTAAGGAGTGCTGTAGTTATAGTAACTCTGTAAAACCTGGTTCCGGTTAttggggaacaaaacccagaggcAGCACACGTGCTGCAGCCACCATGGGTAGAAAACCTCCTGCACCCGTGTGGCACCCCCCCGGATGATGGCGAGTGCAGCTtcaggagcaggagaagcagtGAGGTGCACTTTGCCCCTGGAAGGAAACAGTCAGGATCACTCAAAGCCAGTCAATCCTTGGTGTGGTTTTAACTGGGCAGACTGAGTATCACAGGGTCCTGCATGCTCATGTTTCATGCTGAGGTGGACATGCACAACCTCTGTGATGTACCCAAGCAGAAGCACTCTTCCCATTAATTTTCTTGCACATCCAAACAGATACACATACCATCTTACACACAGTTGTGGTGCATTTTTGCATGCTTTCAAGAAGAAACACGTTCCTGCAGACACACTCCCTCCCAGACTCCTACATCCTCCTGCAAATACATACCTGGTATTCTCTAATGCTGCATCAGTATCAATCAGGCCCAGGATGCACAGTGTGACAGAGACATTTCTCTTCTGCATATTGAGTTCATGGCGCAGCGAGCTGAAGAATCCATCCAGTGCAAACTTGGTGGCAGAATAAGAAGTGGTGAAGGGAGTGGGTATTTTCCCTGGAAAGGAGAAGGTGAGAATGGAAAACATAAGAAAAGTGGCTGTAAGGAGGATGGTGCCATGGAGAGGGAATCTGGGCAAAGACAGAGGCTTTATCATCCTGCATCAACCCATGTTCTGTTCAGGTGAGTGTCCCTCTATTTCTAGTCACATGCAGGCACTTAGAAAGTTACACTGCTTTGTGAGAGCACATTCCAGCACAAGAGCCATCACACATGTGGATAAGGGgagaaaaatttcttttaacttcCACAGTAACAAGGTCACATGCTGGGCTAAAAAGCCCAGTGTGATGGTCTAcctgcagccttcccctcccccatcACATGCAAACACATGGACTGAGTCACATGCTGCTGCATCTGGCCATGACATTTCCCTCACACCATGGCACCTTATGTCACAAGGCAGGGATGAGCCGTAGTCTGAACTTGTGTATGGTGATGCAGCTCCCTTGAGCGCACACTGAAGactttctcctgcctttccatCCTGTACAATAGGTGCAGCTACTCAGCAGCCTTCTATTCAGGCTGGCCAAAGCCAGAAGGCCTTAGAGTGGCAGGATGGTCTTAATGCTGTGTCAGAAATGCAGGAGAGATGGGCCTGGCTGTGAGGGACAGGAGCCAAACAAGCAGATCTGGGCACATGGCAAGTGAAGAGCAAAGTTCCAAGGGAATGCAAAATGGTGCAACACAGGTCTTCCAGAAAACAAGAAGGCCAGCCAGCCACCATCCTGCTTGCTACTATAAAATGCACAGCTTGAAAATGTGTTGAGGGGTTGAAGGACACAGAGAAACATGATGTGCTGGGAACCATTGTTTCCACAAGGCCAGCACTTATACCAGTTAAAGACACTAACCTGTGAGGGAAGAAACAACCACCAGAGAGCCTTTATTCTTCTCCAGGGTGGGAAGAGCTGCTGTTGCAAGTGCCACATAACTGAAGAAATTCACCTGGAATGATAAAAGTAGACATGGAAGAAGCAAGAGGGTTTGGAGGGAAGGTCAGCATGAGCCAGAAAGCCAATACAGTGGTCAGAAACGGAAAGAAGCATGGCTTGGATTTGCTTTATCAAACATCAAGCGAAAAGAATAATCTCTGTGAAGACAGGGACAAACATCGCATCCATGAGTCTTTCAGATTCCAGAAAAAGCAATGGAGAAGAGTCAGAGCAAAGGTTATTCCTGGGCTTTAACACACAGCTTTCTTGACAAGAGACAACTAGCTGTCCCTGATTTCTCTATATGTCACTCTTTACTCTGCGATTCCTATCCAGCAACAAGAACACCAGCAGTGTCTCAACGTGCTCTCCTTTTAAGTTTCTCCTGACTGAGCTCAAACTACAATGAAGCATAACATTCAGCATCTCTTCTGAGCTTGACTGCTCTCTGACTTGTAAGAAATTTCTTACCTGCGATCCCAAGTTCCCTACTCTCCAGCAAGCAGGCTCCTTCCAACATGAAAGAGAACTAATATGACCCACCTGACCCAAGAAGACTGAATCAAGAAAACAGCTCTTCATCTCCATGGTCCCAAAACCTGGTACCAAGGTGATTCTATAGGAAAACTCTGAATCTGTCAGCAGAGACTCAAATAGCAAACGCCATTTCAAACAATCTTATTGTGTTCTGCAATGACTTGTGCACTTGCTGTAGATTAGTAGGAAGTGCTTGCTCCTCACCTATTGGCCTTCCTAAACGGGACATACATTGCACAACTGCCCGTAACTACCCATCAATCCCTAACAGTCCTGGGCTAATGGGAGAtaaaaaggacagaaggaaggagagaagtgAAGTTCTTCCCAGACATTCCTCTGCACACATATACAACAACTGAGCAAAACACCTGTCTAGTAACGAAGCCTCCAAACCATTAGACTTGAAACACGAATGAAATAAAAGGTTTGTTCTCAGCCATTGCCATAGAATTGACTTTGCCTTTGAGCTTCCCAAAGCTGTCCCAGGAGAAGCCAGACTGACCCAATTCCAGGTGAGCTCTTCCTGCTGGGAAACCTCACCTGCATGAGCCAGCGGGTGTATTCCACATCTCCAGCCCACATCTGGAAACGGGTCATGCCAATGTGGTTCAACACCAGGTAATCCAGTCCCCCTGTGGACAGGAGAAAGGAGCAGTCAAACAAAGGGGCCATCCCATAAGCAGTAACCAAGGAACTCAGAAATGCCAGCGGGAGGGCTGAACCAACCAGCCGCTCCCTCAGAAGGCTTTTCCATTAAGTACTTTACCATGGAGATACATGAAATATGTCCATCTGGCAACAGCTTTGCCTGCTCCTCTAGGGTAGAATTGGAAGGAAAGCTGTTCTTCTTTGATAGCAACTCTCTGAAATGATGTTTCAGGGTAATGCAGACTTGGAACTTAGTTCTAGTGGTACGCTCTATTTTCAAAGTTATAAGTATAcaaatttgtaacagaaaaattatgaTTGGTATGGGAATGTatcagcagaaacagcagaaggtTTAAAAGAAAGGTAGGAATTGATGGCTGCTGGACTGGCACATCATCCAGATCACAGCACACCTACACACAGTTTCTTAAGACACCCACATCAGGAAAACCAAGAGCATAATGAAGTAATTAAGACACTCAAATAATGGACAAAAGGATAGTGAGTATAGTAGAAAATCCTGCCTAATGAGAGTCTGACCCAAATGAGACAAGATGGAGAGGCAAAAGATCATAATCACTCAACTCCTACAGGGCACAAAAGACCATCAAAAAGCAGCACGTGGTCACCAACCAAGAACCCAGAAGACATGATGAGGACTCAACAGTGGACATCCCTTGTCCTTTGTATCACCACTAGTAAGCTTGGCCAAGGTACTTCGTCATACACATCTTGTTGCTTGTGAGTACTAAAGACTGAGTGAATGCGAATGTGAATGCATTCACTCAGTCTTTAGTGACTGCACATGAGAGTGGGAGCAGCATGAATCAGTTCTGGTTAAAATAAGACCACCTTCCCCTTCTATACAGTCTTGGACTGAGCTTCACTACAGGGGCAGATCACTGCTTTCAAACCTCCCAGTTTCTGTCTCTCTCAGCACAAGGCACTATGTTCAGGGTTGGGTGTGTGCAGCTGGTACCTGCTCACATATGGCAAATGCGTGTACACAGGGTACCCTGTGACAGGTGAGGTACTGCAGCTCTTGCTATGCGGTGTGGTTTTAGTGAAGTACCGTGAGCAAGCACTTTCTGCATACTTTTATCCTCTAGCAAAAGACATGCCCTCCCCATGAAAGGTAGCTAAAAAGATGGCCACATCCAGATTGGTATTTACAAACCCCACACCCTGCTGTCCTAAACATTCCCCTCAGTGAGGAACATGGAGAAACTGAAGCAGGAAGCTCCTAAGGGAATGAGAACTGTCTATATACCTGAAAGCCAAAGAGATGCCCGAGATGCTTACCCAGCTTTTGAACAGCAAACTGAACCACCTTTTCAGGCTCTGAAGGGGAAGACATATCTGCAgggatataaaatattttctttgctccaaGTGTCAGGCATTTCTCCACCACCTTGAAAAAGAACACACAGCCAAAGATTAAACAATACGTagcggggggggggaaatagAAATAAGGGCACTGTAag
Encoded here:
- the HSD11B1L gene encoding hydroxysteroid 11-beta-dehydrogenase 1-like protein isoform X1, giving the protein MKPVGKVLCATGIIAGLLAFFWKDPFNPESLSGARVLLTGASAGIGEQMAYRYARFGAEIVLTARREAVLQKVVEKCLTLGAKKIFYIPADMSSPSEPEKVVQFAVQKLGGLDYLVLNHIGMTRFQMWAGDVEYTRWLMQVNFFSYVALATAALPTLEKNKGSLVVVSSLTGKIPTPFTTSYSATKFALDGFFSSLRHELNMQKRNVSVTLCILGLIDTDAALENTRYVFAGGCRSLGGSVSAGTCFFLKACKNAPQLCVRWYVYLFGCARKLMGRVLLLGYITEVVHVHLSMKHEHAGPCDTQSAQLKPHQGLTGFE
- the HSD11B1L gene encoding hydroxysteroid 11-beta-dehydrogenase 1-like protein isoform X2, which produces MKPVGKVLCATGIIAGLLAFFWKDPFNPESLSGARVLLTGASAGIGEQMAYRYARFGAEIVLTARREAVLQKVVEKCLTLGAKKIFYIPADMSSPSEPEKVVQFAVQKLGGLDYLVLNHIGMTRFQMWAGDVEYTRWLMQVNFFSYVALATAALPTLEKNKGSLVVVSSLTGKIPTPFTTSYSATKFALDGFFSSLRHELNMQKRNVSVTLCILGLIDTDAALENTRGKVHLTASPAPEAALAIIRGGATRVQEVFYPWWLQHVCCLWVLFPNNRNQVLQSYYNYSTP